Within Oncorhynchus keta strain PuntledgeMale-10-30-2019 chromosome 30, Oket_V2, whole genome shotgun sequence, the genomic segment GTTGGTGTCAGGGAAACACTGTGCACCAGCGCAtaggaaggctccggccatggagcgggactggacgccgtgcccgAACTgagcaccggcgcagaggaaggctccggccatgagcgggactggacgccgtgcacGAACTGAGCACctgcgcagaggaaggctccggccgtggagcgggactggacgccgtgcccgAACTgagcaccggcgcagaggaatgCTCCGGCCatgagcgggactggacgccgtgcacGAACTGAGCACctgcgcagaggaaggctccggccgtggagcgggactggacgccgtgcccgAACTGAGCACCAGCGCAGAGGAATGCTCCGGCCatgagcgggactggacgccgtgcccgAACTgagcaccggcgcagaggaaggctccggccgtggagcgggactggacgccgtgcccgAACTgagcaccggcgcagaggaatgCTCCGGCcgtggagcgggactggacgccgtgcccgAACTGAGCACCGGTGCAGAGGAATGCTCCGGCcgtggagcgggactggacgccgtgcccgAACTgagcaccggcgcagaggaaggatcCGGCCATGGCACCGACGCAGGAAGCTCCGGGCCGTGGACCGTCACTGGAAACAGTGGACCGTGGACCGTCACTGGAAGCTGTGGACCGTGAACCGTCGCTGGATGCTCTGGACTGTGAACagtcgctggaagctctggactgtgaaccgtcgctggaatctctggactgtgaaccgttGCTGGAGGTTCCGGGCTGTAGACCGTCACTGGAGtctccggaccgtggaccgtctgtggaggctccggaccgtagaccgtcgctggagactccggactgTACACCGAGTGCGGGGTGCCGGCACTGGACGTACcgggctgtggaggcgcactggagccCTGGTGTGGGGAGatggcacaggacgtaccaggCTGGgaaggcgcactgtaggcctggtgcatgGAGCCGGCACATGTTGCAAAGGAGTGGTGACACGCTCTTcggggcgagtgcggggagccggcacaggacgtaccgggctgGGAAGGCGAACTGGAGGCCTGGCGTGTGGTGCCGGCACATGTTTCACCGGACTGATGACACATTTCTCAGGGCGAGTGCAGGGAGCCGACACAGGATGTACCAAGCTGGGAacgcgcactggaggcctggtgcgtggagccggcacaggtttCACCGGACTGATGACACGCTCTTCAGGACGCCTGCACTGCAGAATACTCCTAACCAACATCCCCCTCCGATATCCCTCCTCAAACTGCTCCATCAACTCCCAGACggtctctggctctctcctcGGCCGACCGCCCCTTGTGCCCACCCCCTTTATACAGGGAAGATACCAAAACAGCTCTCATACATATGGGTTGTCCTATTTAAGTACAAACCTCAGTAAACATTCAGCTAATCTAAAATAACTACTCCCTGTGAGAAAATAATTAGCAATGACACAAATGTTATGTCTAACTTCTTCATTTAAAATGTGCCTTCAATAGAGTTATCAGGGAAATGCCAATCCACAGCGCTGCCTATTCATGGCCTTGTAGATAcccagtttacatacaccttagccaaatacatttaaactcagtttttcacaattcttgacatttaatcctatttaaaaaatccctgttttaggtcagttaggatcaccacttcattttaagaatgtgaaatgtcagaataatagtagagagaatgatttatttcagcttttatttctttcatcacattctcagtgggtcagaagtttacatacactcaattagtatttggtagcattgcctttaaatggtttaacttgggtcaaacgtttcgggtagcattccacaagcgtcccacaataaattgggtgaatttcgatcgattatttacatattagggtacctgaagttggattagaaacattgtttgaaTTGTTTGGACAAAGTTTACCGGTAACTTTTTAGATTCCTttgtgtatttctgaatcaaacgcgccaaataaatggaaataa encodes:
- the LOC127913973 gene encoding uncharacterized protein LOC127913973 encodes the protein MCRLHAPGLQCAFPAWYVLCHLPTPGLQCASTARYVQCRHPALGVQSGVSSDGLRSGASTDGPRSGDSSDGLQPGTSSNGSQSRDSSDGSQSRASSDCSQSRASSDGSRSTASSDGPRSTVSSDGPRPGASCVGAMAGSFLCAGAQFGHGVQSRSTAGAFLCTGAQFGHGVQSRSTAGAFLCAGAQFGHGVQSRSTAGAFLCAGAQFVHGVQSRSWPEHSSAPVLSSGTASSPAPRPEPSSAQVLSSCTASSPAHGRSLPLRRCSVRARRPVPLHGRSLPMRWCTVFP